Proteins from a genomic interval of Caldanaerobius fijiensis DSM 17918:
- a CDS encoding sensor histidine kinase codes for MKQSSLFKRLMHINMLLVLITILIVTGLLIQLFTGFYYNEKKNALLEESRKLNNTFASILMGNIIPGSLAYELKFIDQYLNARIWLLDRRGIVYTVSTSQDRQAVGLKLSLDEVKEVLSGKVVVIRGSFGGMFKTPVLTVGSPVYFGNAIIGAIFMHAPIYEIQAALYRIYIIIAISALAAVVVALILSYISAQKLSKPLVAISKAAKGIAKGNFDIRVAVDSSDEIGELAKSFNMMANELQHLEEMRKGFVANVSHELRSPLTSIIGYLDGIIDGTIPESDRNRYLRVVKSESERLSRLVSDLLNLAELEAGIKLNLRNFDINELIRRVLIKLEGKIDARGLDVEVDFAKDYMYVEADPDRIEQVLINLLDNAIKFSKEAGRIAIKTYQKDGLAYVSVEDNGIGIKEEDLPFIWDRFYKADKSRESKVEGSGLGLSIVKSIIESHGGDINVESRYGEGTKFTFTLKVA; via the coding sequence TTGAAACAAAGTAGCCTTTTTAAAAGGCTTATGCATATAAACATGCTTTTGGTCCTCATAACTATATTGATAGTTACAGGGCTGCTGATACAGCTTTTTACAGGGTTTTATTATAATGAAAAAAAGAATGCTCTCCTGGAGGAAAGCCGTAAACTCAACAATACTTTTGCTTCTATTCTAATGGGCAACATTATTCCGGGCAGTCTGGCATATGAGCTTAAATTTATAGATCAATATTTAAATGCCAGGATATGGCTGCTGGATAGGCGGGGGATTGTCTATACCGTATCTACGTCTCAGGATAGACAGGCTGTAGGCCTCAAACTGTCTTTAGACGAAGTCAAGGAGGTACTGAGCGGGAAGGTTGTTGTTATTAGAGGTAGTTTTGGCGGCATGTTTAAAACTCCTGTACTCACGGTAGGTTCTCCCGTATATTTTGGGAATGCCATCATCGGTGCGATATTTATGCATGCACCTATATACGAGATACAGGCAGCACTTTACAGGATCTATATTATTATAGCAATTTCAGCGCTGGCTGCTGTCGTCGTAGCACTTATATTGAGTTATATATCTGCTCAAAAGCTGTCAAAACCACTGGTTGCTATTTCTAAAGCAGCTAAAGGCATAGCAAAGGGAAATTTTGACATACGGGTTGCGGTAGATAGCAGCGATGAGATTGGAGAACTAGCTAAAAGCTTTAATATGATGGCAAATGAATTACAGCATCTAGAAGAAATGAGAAAGGGATTTGTAGCCAATGTTTCCCACGAGTTGCGCTCACCTTTGACTTCTATCATAGGATATCTCGATGGTATCATAGATGGCACGATACCAGAAAGCGATAGAAATAGGTACCTTAGGGTCGTAAAGTCAGAATCTGAAAGATTGAGCAGACTGGTTTCAGACCTTCTAAATTTAGCGGAACTGGAGGCCGGAATAAAGTTAAATCTGAGAAATTTCGATATAAATGAGTTGATTAGAAGGGTTTTAATAAAACTCGAAGGTAAGATAGATGCACGGGGTTTGGATGTTGAGGTGGATTTCGCAAAAGATTACATGTATGTGGAAGCCGACCCCGATAGGATTGAGCAAGTGTTGATAAATTTGCTTGATAATGCCATTAAGTTTTCAAAGGAAGCAGGTCGTATTGCCATAAAAACATATCAAAAGGATGGATTGGCGTATGTTTCGGTAGAAGACAATGGGATTGGTATAAAGGAGGAAGATTTACCGTTTATATGGGACAGATTTTACAAGGCTGATAAATCAAGGGAAAGCAAGGTTGAAGGAAGTGGCCTTGGACTGTCTATCGTTAAATCCATAATAGAATCTCATGGTGGAGATATTAACGTTGAAAGTCGATATGGAGAAGGTACTAAATTTACTTTTACGTTAAAAGTAGCATAA
- a CDS encoding response regulator transcription factor yields the protein MATKIMIVDDDKNICELISIYLSKEGFETVKVYDGNAAIEKFSEVSPSLVVLDLMLPGVDGYTVCKHIRKISNVPIIMLTAKSETLDKVLGLELGADDYIVKPFDPKELVARVKAVLRRYAPAPGEDEKKIVYPGIVINMTEYKLKLNGRDIEVPPKEFELLYFLASHPNQVFTREQLLEQVWGYDYFGDSRTVDVHIKRLREKLPPNDVWSLKTVWGVGYKFEVKGIETK from the coding sequence ATGGCTACAAAGATAATGATCGTGGATGATGATAAAAATATCTGTGAGCTCATCTCTATTTACTTAAGCAAAGAAGGATTTGAGACGGTTAAGGTATACGATGGTAATGCGGCCATAGAAAAGTTCAGCGAAGTATCGCCGTCGTTGGTCGTATTAGATTTGATGCTGCCAGGTGTTGACGGTTATACGGTGTGTAAGCACATACGAAAGATTAGCAATGTGCCGATTATAATGCTTACGGCTAAAAGTGAGACACTGGATAAAGTCCTCGGCCTTGAGCTTGGAGCTGACGATTACATTGTGAAGCCTTTTGACCCTAAAGAACTGGTGGCAAGGGTAAAAGCTGTCTTGAGGAGATATGCGCCTGCACCAGGTGAAGATGAGAAAAAAATTGTATATCCGGGAATTGTTATAAATATGACAGAGTATAAACTTAAACTCAATGGTCGCGATATTGAAGTTCCGCCTAAAGAGTTCGAACTACTGTATTTTTTAGCATCTCATCCCAACCAGGTTTTTACACGGGAACAACTGCTGGAACAGGTATGGGGATATGATTATTTTGGCGATTCGAGGACAGTAGACGTCCATATAAAACGATTAAGGGAAAAATTACCACCTAATGATGTCTGGTCGTTAAAGACGGTTTGGGGTGTGGGCTATAAATTTGAGGTGAAGGGTATTGAAACAAAGTAG
- a CDS encoding sensor histidine kinase, with amino-acid sequence MFNTLSGKLFASYLIVILITVLIIGLLFSNVLGDYIINAKAKNLENKALEISQVTETYFSENINPKLYMRFLRAVSRSINSSVIVANKDGRIMAAAFDGVDGITKDISDNMMNMMRYIRIPAVYINKINEGNKVIAIEKMENINQTMITIGVPVQLNNKIFGGIFLYSPIDDITGVLTSMYVVLIIVVILALFLASIISAYLSRLIIRPLKEMSRIAIAMAKGNYKVKVNFESDDEIGRLARSLNYLASESERLEKMRRDFVANVSHELRTPLTAIRGFMEPLIDGTVTDKADIERYHKIIYDETLRMQRLINDLLDLSRLQSGKMAINMHPVILSELIKNVIAKMKPQADNKGIQLIYNCPSNMSPVMADEDRIQQVLMILIDNGIKYTGTGGSVVVAAEEGRDFVTVKVSDTGVGIPAEDLEYIWDRFYKADKARGKDGAGLGLAIAKEIIQLHGGSVGVKSQIGQGSVFQFTIKKAKK; translated from the coding sequence ATGTTTAATACGCTGTCGGGTAAATTGTTCGCCTCATATTTGATAGTCATCTTAATAACCGTACTTATTATAGGTTTGCTTTTTTCTAATGTGTTAGGAGACTATATAATTAATGCGAAAGCAAAAAATCTGGAAAACAAAGCTTTAGAGATAAGCCAGGTAACGGAAACCTATTTTTCGGAGAATATTAATCCAAAGCTTTACATGCGATTCCTCAGGGCCGTAAGTCGATCGATAAATAGCAGCGTCATTGTAGCTAACAAAGACGGGAGAATTATGGCAGCTGCCTTTGATGGTGTGGACGGCATAACGAAAGATATTAGCGACAATATGATGAATATGATGAGGTATATTAGAATTCCTGCTGTGTACATAAATAAGATAAATGAAGGTAATAAAGTAATAGCCATTGAAAAGATGGAGAATATAAACCAGACTATGATTACAATAGGTGTTCCGGTGCAGTTAAATAATAAGATATTTGGAGGAATTTTTTTGTATTCGCCTATCGATGATATTACTGGGGTTTTGACCAGCATGTATGTTGTTTTGATCATAGTGGTGATATTAGCGCTTTTTCTGGCATCAATAATAAGTGCTTACCTTTCACGATTAATTATAAGGCCGTTAAAAGAAATGTCTAGAATCGCAATTGCTATGGCAAAGGGCAATTATAAGGTGAAGGTGAATTTTGAAAGTGATGATGAAATAGGTCGGTTAGCAAGGTCTTTAAATTATCTGGCGTCTGAGTCAGAAAGGCTTGAGAAAATGCGCAGGGATTTTGTGGCGAACGTTTCTCACGAATTGAGGACGCCTCTTACAGCCATCAGAGGATTCATGGAACCGCTTATAGATGGTACTGTAACGGATAAAGCTGATATAGAAAGATACCATAAAATCATATACGACGAGACTTTGCGTATGCAAAGGTTGATAAACGATTTGCTGGATTTGAGCAGGTTACAATCTGGTAAAATGGCTATTAATATGCATCCTGTTATTTTAAGTGAACTGATAAAAAATGTTATTGCAAAAATGAAGCCACAGGCTGATAACAAAGGTATACAGTTGATTTACAACTGTCCAAGCAATATGTCGCCGGTAATGGCAGACGAAGATAGGATTCAACAGGTGCTCATGATACTGATAGATAATGGGATCAAATACACGGGTACAGGGGGTTCTGTGGTTGTGGCAGCAGAAGAAGGAAGGGATTTTGTCACTGTAAAGGTAAGCGATACTGGTGTGGGCATACCTGCTGAAGATCTGGAATACATCTGGGATAGATTTTATAAAGCTGATAAGGCGAGAGGAAAGGATGGAGCTGGATTGGGCCTTGCAATAGCTAAGGAGATCATACAACTACATGGCGGTTCTGTTGGCGTAAAGAGTCAGATAGGACAGGGCAGTGTGTTTCAATTTACAATAAAAAAGGCGAAAAAATAA
- a CDS encoding response regulator transcription factor, with protein sequence MANNVVLIADDDKNVQEILQLYLKKEGFDVEFADDGDMALKKARDLKPDLIILDIMMPVLDGLEVCKQLRKESDVPIIMLTAKGEDLDKILGLEIGADDYVTKPFNPREVVARVKAVIRRVAERGEKGGHNKKNVIAYPGLEIDIDNYYVKLNGQEVAMTPKEIELLWYLASNCNKVFTREQLLEEIWGYDYYGDTRTVDTHIKRIRAKLNKKDNYPWDIKTVWGVGYKFEVNT encoded by the coding sequence GTGGCAAACAATGTGGTTTTAATAGCTGATGACGATAAAAATGTTCAGGAAATATTACAGCTTTATTTAAAAAAGGAAGGATTTGATGTAGAGTTTGCTGATGATGGCGATATGGCTTTAAAAAAGGCCAGAGATTTAAAGCCTGATCTTATCATACTAGATATAATGATGCCTGTATTGGATGGGTTAGAGGTCTGCAAGCAGTTGAGAAAAGAATCTGATGTGCCGATAATCATGCTGACTGCAAAAGGAGAAGATCTTGACAAAATACTGGGATTAGAGATAGGTGCAGATGATTATGTGACAAAGCCTTTTAATCCCAGGGAAGTGGTAGCGAGGGTTAAGGCCGTTATCAGAAGGGTAGCTGAACGAGGTGAAAAAGGAGGCCACAATAAAAAGAATGTTATCGCTTATCCGGGACTTGAAATCGATATAGATAACTATTACGTAAAACTGAATGGTCAGGAAGTAGCGATGACACCTAAAGAAATAGAACTTTTATGGTATCTTGCCAGCAATTGCAATAAGGTATTTACTCGCGAGCAATTGCTTGAAGAAATATGGGGGTATGACTATTACGGAGATACCAGAACCGTTGATACCCATATAAAGAGGATAAGGGCTAAGTTAAATAAAAAGGACAACTACCCATGGGATATAAAAACCGTATGGGGGGTTGGGTATAAGTTTGAGGTGAACACCTGA